CGTGAACGCCGAAAACAACCGCCGGTCCTCCGGCGCGTAGCCGATGCCGAGCGCCGGACGGCGGTGCGGCTCGACCGGGGAAATATCCTCGCCAGCCAGACGGATGACGCCCTTCGACGTCGTGAACCCCATGATGGTGCGCACCGTCGTGGTCTTGCCGGCGCCGTTATGGCCGATCAGCGCGCAGGTCGATCCGGCCGGCAGGTGAAACGACACCTTGCGCAGCACGTGCACACCCGCGATCGAAACATCGATCCCCTCGAAAGCGAGCATGGTCAGATTCCGATCACGCGTTCGCGGACTTCCGCGTTGTTGAGGATTTCGGCCGGCGGGCCGACCACCTGGATTTTTCCGGAACTCCACACCGCGACGCGATGGGCGTAGCGCTCGACCATGTCCATATCGTGCTCGACGAACACCGACGAGACCTTCTGTCTCGCCAGCGCCGAGGTCAGGATGTCCATCAGGCCGAGCTTCTCGGCGGATGCAACGCCCGAGGTCGGCTCGTCCATCAACAGCACCGTGGGCTTGAGCGCCAGCGCCAGCGCGATGTCGACGAGCTTGCGCTGCCCCTCGGGCAGCTCAAACGCCTTGCGGTTGGCGAACGATCGGACGCCGACAAGGTCGAGCAGGTCCTCGACCTCCTTGCGTTCGGGCAGGTCGAGCAGGTGGCGGAAAGCCGACATCGAGCCGCCCTGCGCTGCTGCCGCGATCATCATGTTTTCCATCACGGTCTGATCGAGGAACAACTGCGGAATCTGGAAGGCGCGCGCGATGCCGAGCCTGGTGATGGTGCGCGGCGGCAGCGCGGTGATATCCCGACCGAGAAAACTCACCGTGCCGGCCTGCGGCCGCAGATACCCCGTCGCCATGTTGAGGAAGGTGGTCTTGCCGGCCCCGTTGGGCCCGATGATCGCGAGGTTCTCGCCCTCGAGAACGTCGAGATCGATGCCGTCGGCCGCGATCACCCCGCCGAAGCGGATCTTGAGCCCGCGCGCCGAAATCAGAACCCGGCTCATGTGCGCACCTCGGCCGATGGTTTGCGGCGGTTGAGCAGCCCGATCAGTCCGTTCGGCGCAAACATGATGATCACGATCAGCACCACGCCGAGGATCAGTTGCCAGGCATTGGCGAGCTGGGCCGAGGCAAAGAAGCGAACGGTCTCGAACACCGCAGCACCCGCGAACGCGCCAAACGCATTGGCGGTGCCGCCGAGGATGGCGATGAAGACGAACTCGCCGGACTTGGTCCAGTACGCGAATTCGGGCGTTGCGATCTGCTGGGCGATCGCGACCAGGACGCCGCCGAGCCCGCCGAGGAAGGCGGAGGCGACATAACCGATCAGCAAAACCTTTCGCGCCGAAATGCCGAGATATTCCAGCCGGGTTTCGTTGGACTTGATGGCCCGCAGCATGTGGCCGAGCGGGCTGTCGAGATAGCGCTGCACCGCGTAGCTGACGACGAGGACAAGGCCGAGAGTCAGATACAGCAGTACATATTGAAAGGCTTCGGGCGTAAACGCGATGCCGGCCAGTGTCGGCCGGGCGACGCGGATGCCGTCAGCCCCGTTGGTGTAGTGGTAGAGCTTTTCCAGGAGCGACCACATCACCATCGAAAACGCCAGGTTGAGCATCCCGAAAAAGATTTCCCGGTAGCGCACCACGAACAGGCCGATCAAAAGGCCGAACGCCATCGCGATCAGCGGCCCGAGCAGCAGGAACAGCAGCAGGTCGGCGGCGCCGACATAGCGCTCCCAGAACGCCACCGTATAGGCGCCGACGCCGTAGAACATGGCGTGGCCGAACGATACCTGCCCGGCCTGCAGCAGGATGATGATGCCGAGCACGACGATCCCCTTGGCAAGGATCAAGGTGACCAGCGTCGCCCAGCTCGGCAGGATCAGCGGAAAGATCGCGGCCACGGCGATACCGAAAACAATGACCCATCTCGACAGCAAACGTGCGGACATCAGATCTTCCTCACGTTGTTGACGCCGAACAGCCCCATCGGGCGGATCAGCAGCACGATCATCATGATCAGATAGGGCACCAGCACCTCCAGCTCCGGCTGGATGTAGATGATGAAGGCGCGCGCCAGGCCGATCATCAGCGCGGTCACGGCCGCGCCCTCGATCTGTCCGAGGCCGGCGGTCGCAGCAACCGCAAAGGACAGCACGATCATGTCCGTCCCCATGCCCGGCACCAGCGACGTGGTCGGCGATGCCAGCGCGCCACCAAGCGCAGCAAGGCTTGCGCCGATGATGAAGGTGACGAGAAACACCCACTTGGCGTCGATGCCGATGGCGGTTGCGGCTTCGCGGTCTTCCGTGACCGCCATGATGATGGCGCCGGCAAGCGTGTAGCGCAGGAAGTAGCGCAGCCCGAACAGGGTGATGACCGCCACCAGCGGCAGCACCAGGACCTGATAGCTGGTGTAGTTGACGCCGAGGATGGAGATATTGGGCAGCAGCTTGACCGGCTCGGCGGCAAAGATCGGCTGCACGCCCCAGATCATCCGCTGCAGGTTATCCATGATCATGAACACCGCAAAGGTGATCAGAAGCTGCAGCACCTCCTCGCGGTGATAGACCGGCCGCAGCAGGAAGCGCTCCATCAGTCCGCCGACGATCGATCCCACCAGGACCGATGCCACCAGCAGCGCGGGAAAGGTCAGCCA
The Bradyrhizobium sp. KBS0727 genome window above contains:
- a CDS encoding ABC transporter ATP-binding protein → MSRVLISARGLKIRFGGVIAADGIDLDVLEGENLAIIGPNGAGKTTFLNMATGYLRPQAGTVSFLGRDITALPPRTITRLGIARAFQIPQLFLDQTVMENMMIAAAAQGGSMSAFRHLLDLPERKEVEDLLDLVGVRSFANRKAFELPEGQRKLVDIALALALKPTVLLMDEPTSGVASAEKLGLMDILTSALARQKVSSVFVEHDMDMVERYAHRVAVWSSGKIQVVGPPAEILNNAEVRERVIGI
- a CDS encoding branched-chain amino acid ABC transporter permease codes for the protein MSARLLSRWVIVFGIAVAAIFPLILPSWATLVTLILAKGIVVLGIIILLQAGQVSFGHAMFYGVGAYTVAFWERYVGAADLLLFLLLGPLIAMAFGLLIGLFVVRYREIFFGMLNLAFSMVMWSLLEKLYHYTNGADGIRVARPTLAGIAFTPEAFQYVLLYLTLGLVLVVSYAVQRYLDSPLGHMLRAIKSNETRLEYLGISARKVLLIGYVASAFLGGLGGVLVAIAQQIATPEFAYWTKSGEFVFIAILGGTANAFGAFAGAAVFETVRFFASAQLANAWQLILGVVLIVIIMFAPNGLIGLLNRRKPSAEVRT
- a CDS encoding branched-chain amino acid ABC transporter permease yields the protein MDSTIVILAICDGLSYAALVFLVSVGLSLIFGVLRIVNVAHGSLYAYGAYTAATLSLLVAPISPWLTFPALLVASVLVGSIVGGLMERFLLRPVYHREEVLQLLITFAVFMIMDNLQRMIWGVQPIFAAEPVKLLPNISILGVNYTSYQVLVLPLVAVITLFGLRYFLRYTLAGAIIMAVTEDREAATAIGIDAKWVFLVTFIIGASLAALGGALASPTTSLVPGMGTDMIVLSFAVAATAGLGQIEGAAVTALMIGLARAFIIYIQPELEVLVPYLIMMIVLLIRPMGLFGVNNVRKI